One genomic segment of Canis lupus baileyi chromosome 33, mCanLup2.hap1, whole genome shotgun sequence includes these proteins:
- the NAA11 gene encoding N-alpha-acetyltransferase 11 isoform X2 yields the protein MNIRNARPDDLVNMQHCNLLCLPENYQMKYYFYHGLSWPQLSYIAEDEDGKVVGYVLAKMEEDPDDVPHGHITSLAVKRSHRRLGLAQKLMDQASRAMIENFSAKYVSLHVRKSNRAALHLYSNTLRFQVSEVEPKYYADGEDAYAMKRDLSQMADELRRQLELKKCGGVVLGSRGNQETQGNTLPSSQEDGREENPAADSSGSDSKEPSESTEGTDVQNSSEDSDSTS from the coding sequence ATGAACATCCGCAATGCTCGGCCAGACGACCTGGTTAACATGCAGCACTGCAACCTCCTTTGCCTGCCGGAGAACTACCAGATGAAGTACTACTTCTACCACGGCCTGTCCTGGCCCCAGCTTTCTTACATCGCCGAGGACGAGGACGGGAAGGTCGTGGGCTACGTCCTGGCCAAAATGGAGGAGGACCCAGACGACGTCCCCCATGGACACATCACCTCACTGGCCGTGAAGCGTTCACACCGTCGCCTCGGCCTGGCCCAGAAGCTGATGGACCAGGCCTCCCGGGCCATGATCGAGAACTTCAGTGCCAAGTACGTGTCCCTGCACGTCAGGAAGAGTAACCGAGCAGCCTTGCACCTGTATTCCAACACCCTCCGCTTTCAGGTTAGTGAGGTGGAGCCCAAATACTATGCAGACGGGGAAGACGCTTACGCTATGAAGCGAGATCTCTCGCAGATGGCAGATGAGctgagaaggcagctggagctgaaGAAGTGCGGGGGTGTGGTGTTGGGCTCCCGGGGAAACCAGGAAACGCAGGGAAACACGCTTCCTAGCTCCCAAGAGGATGGTCGGGAGGAGAACCCCGCCGCTGACAGTAGTGGCAGCGACAGCAAGGAGCCCAGCGAGTCCACGGAGGGCACCGATGTCCAGAACAGCTCAGAAGATTCAGATTCCACCTCCTAG
- the NAA11 gene encoding N-alpha-acetyltransferase 11 isoform X1, protein MNIRNARPDDLVNMQHCNLLCLPENYQMKYYFYHGLSWPQLSYIAEDEDGKVVGYVLAKMEEDPDDVPHGHITSLAVKRSHRRLGLAQKLMDQASRAMIENFSAKYVSLHVRKSNRAALHLYSNTLRFQHCSSSCLSHVCLLSPGLACLLCSTFSGVISVTPVASHSQQQPSTYPTGIIKECLDRRAS, encoded by the exons ATGAACATCCGCAATGCTCGGCCAGACGACCTGGTTAACATGCAGCACTGCAACCTCCTTTGCCTGCCGGAGAACTACCAGATGAAGTACTACTTCTACCACGGCCTGTCCTGGCCCCAGCTTTCTTACATCGCCGAGGACGAGGACGGGAAGGTCGTGGGCTACGTCCTGGCCAAAATGGAGGAGGACCCAGACGACGTCCCCCATGGACACATCACCTCACTGGCCGTGAAGCGTTCACACCGTCGCCTCGGCCTGGCCCAGAAGCTGATGGACCAGGCCTCCCGGGCCATGATCGAGAACTTCAGTGCCAAGTACGTGTCCCTGCACGTCAGGAAGAGTAACCGAGCAGCCTTGCACCTGTATTCCAACACCCTCCGCTTTCAG CATTGCAGTTCCTCGTGTCTCAGCCACGTCTGCCTTCTGAGCCCTGGCTTAGCCTGTCTGCTCTGCAGCACCTTTTCTGGGGTCATCTCAGTGACACCAGTGGCTTCTCACTCTCAACAGCAACCTTCCACATATCCTACTGGGATTATAAAGGAATGCCTGGATAGAAGAGCTTCCTGA